One Dehalococcoidales bacterium DNA segment encodes these proteins:
- a CDS encoding 6-phosphofructokinase, translating into MGKHNRIAILTGGGDCPGLNAVIRAVTKKAIIEYGLEVIGIEDGYEGVVRGHNRRLQYDDVSGIITL; encoded by the coding sequence AATCGCTATTCTTACCGGTGGGGGAGATTGCCCCGGCCTGAATGCCGTCATTCGGGCAGTTACCAAAAAAGCTATAATCGAATATGGGTTAGAGGTTATCGGCATCGAAGACGGATACGAGGGTGTTGTCCGTGGTCATAATCGGAGACTGCAATATGACGATGTCTCCGGGATTATTACCCTTG